One window of the Zea mays cultivar B73 chromosome 3, Zm-B73-REFERENCE-NAM-5.0, whole genome shotgun sequence genome contains the following:
- the LOC103650180 gene encoding probable chromatin-remodeling complex ATPase chain isoform X2: MAKPVKYDDEEEISSSSAEEDDDQSAAAASGSGEEGDDDEEDAAALPTEEEEAEGEGQQEEEVDEEEIEAVTTGAGAEDGEDASAATAAEGEEESQSTEDDESVARDKDNGDETDAVVGKREKTRLKELQKMKKQKIQEILDTQNAAIDADMNNKGKGRLKYLLQQTEIFAHFAKGSQSNEKKPRGRGRHASKMTEEEEDEEYLKEEEDALAGAGGTRLVSQPSCIKGKMRDYQLAGLNWLIRLYENGINGILADEMGLGKTLQTISLLGYLHEFRGIAGPHMVVAPKSTLGNWMKEIQRFCPILRAVKFLGNPEERNHIRDNLLQPGKFDVCVTSFEMAIKEKSALRRFSWRYIIIDEAHRIKNENSLLSKTMRIYNTNYRLLITGTPLQNNLHELWALLNFLLPEIFSSAETFDEWFQISGENDQQEVVQQLHKVLRPFLLRRLKSDVEKGLPPKKETILKVGMSQMQKQYYRALLQKDLEVINAGGERKRLLNIAMQLRKCCNHPYLFQGAEPGPPYTTGEHLIENAGKMVLLDKLLPKLKERDSRVLIFSQMTRLLDILEDYLMYRGYQYCRIDGNTGGEDRDASIEAFNSPGSEKFVFLLSTRAGGLGINLATADVVVLYDSDWNPQADLQAQDRAHRIGQKKEVQVFRFCTEYTIEEKVIERAYKKLALDALVIQQGRLAEQKTVNKDDLLQMVRFGAEMVFSSKDSTITDEDIDRIIAKGEETTAELDAKMKKFTEDAIKFKMDDNAELYDFDDEKDENKVDFKKLVSDNWIEPPRRERKRNYSESDYFKQALRQGAPAKPREPRIPRMPHLHDFQFFNNQRLNELYEKEVRYLMQANQKKDTIDGEDEDQLEPLTAEEQEEKEQLLEEGFASWTRRDFNTFIRACEKYGRNDIKSISSEMEGKTEEEVQRYARVFKERYKELSDYDRIIKNIERGEARISRKDEIMKAIGKKLDRYKNPWLELKIQYGQNKGKFYNEECDRFMLCMVHKLGYGNWDELKAAFRMSPLFRFDWFVKSRTTQELARRCDTLIRLVEKENQEYDEQERQARKEKRLAKNMTPTKRAALKNSEGENTPPSSFKRRRQSLMDDYVGSGKRKRG, translated from the exons ATGGCGAAGCCGGTGAAGTATGACGACGAGGAGGAgatctcctcctcctccgccgaggaggACGATGACcagtccgccgccgccgcctccggatCTGGTGAGGAAGGGGATGACGATGAGGAGGATGCTGCGGCGCTGCCCACGGAGGAGGAGGAAGCTGAGGGCGAGGGGCAGCAAGAGGAGGAGGTCGACGAGGAAGAGATCGAAGCCGTCACTACCGGCGCTGGAGCTGAGGACGGAGAGGACGCCAGTGCCGCTACCGCCGCTGAAGGCGAAGAGGAGTCCCAGTCCACCGAGGACGACGAATCCGTCGCAAGGGACAAGGACAACGGCGACGAG ACTGATGCAGTGGTTGGGAAGCGTGAGAAAACAAGGCTAAAAGAACTCCAGAAGATGAAGAAGCAGAAAATCCAGGAAATACTGGATACTCAAAACGCTGCCATTGATGCTGACATG AACAATAAAGGGAAGGGACGGTTGAAATACCTTCTTCAGCAGACAGAAATATTTGCTCACTTTGCAAAAGGAAGTCAGTCGAATGAGAAAAAGCCTCGTGGGAG GGGACGTCATGCATCAAAGATgactgaagaagaggaagacgaaGAATACCTCAAAGAGGAAGAAGATGCCCTTGCTGGTGCAGGGGGTACACGTTTAGTTTCACAGCCTTCAT GCATCAAGGGAAAGATGCGTGATTACCAGTTGGCTGGACTTAATTGGCTTATACGATTGTATGAGAATGGTATCAATGGGATATTAGCTGATGAGATG GGTCTTGGGAAAACACTTCAAACTATTTCATTGCTGGGCTATCTGCATGAGTTCAGAGGTATAGCTGGTCCTCACATGGTTGTTGCGCCAAAGTCCACTCTTGGCAACTGGATGAAGGAAATCCAACGTTTTTGCCCTATCTTACGTGCCGTGAAGTTTTTGGGGAACCCAGAAGAGCGG AACCATATAAGGGACAATTTGCTGCAACCTGGGAAATTTGATGTGTGTGTGACTAGTTTTGAAATGGCAATCAAAGAAAAATCTGCGTTGAGGCGCTTCAGCTGGCGCTACATAATCATTGATGAAGCTCACCGGATAAAAAATGAAAATTCTCTTCTATCAAAGACTATGAGGATTTACAACACTAATTATCGTCTCCTCATCACAGGCACTCCACTCCAG AATAATCTCCATGAGCTCTGGGCTCTCCTCAATTTCTTGCTACCTGAAATATTTAGCTCTGCGGAGACCTTTGATGAATGGTTTCAAATATCTGGGGAAAATGATCAACAGGAGGTGGTGCAGCAGCTTCATAAG GTTCTTCGCCCATTCCTTCTTAGGAGGCTCAAGTCTGATGTAGAAAAGGGCCTACCTCCAAAGAAAGAAACAATTCTTAAAGTTGGAATGTCTCAGATGCAAAAGCAGTACTATCGTGCTCTGCTTCAGAAGGATTTGGAGGTTATTAATGCTGGTGGTGAACGCAAGCGATTGCTTAACATTGCCATGCAGTTGCGCAAGTGCTGCAACCATCCATATTTATTCCAAGGAGCTGAACCTGGGCCACCCTACACAACTGGTGAACATCTAATTGAGAATGCAG GAAAAATGGTTCTACTTGATAAATTGCTGCCCAAGCTAAAGGAGCGTGATTCCAGAGTCCTTATTTTTTCACAG ATGACCAGGCTTTTGGATATCTTGGAAGATTATCTTATGTATAGGGGATATCAGTATTGTCGAATTGATGGAAATACAGGTGGAGAAGATCGTGATGCATCCATTGAAGCCTTCAATAGTCCAGGAAGTGAGAAGTTTGTTTTCTTACTTTCAACTAGGGCAGGTGGCCTTGGTATCAACTTGGCCACTGCTGATGTTGTGGTTCTCTATGACAGCGATTG GAATCCCCAAGCTGATCTGCAAGCTCAGGACCGTGCACATAGAATAGGTCAAAAGAAAGAAGTTCAAGTGTTCCGCTTTTGCACTGAG TACACTATTGAGGAAAAGGTGATTGAGAGAGCATATAAGAAGCTAGCATTGGATGCTTTGGTTATTCAGCAAGGACGATTGGCAGAGCAGAAAA CTGTCAATAAGGATGATCTTCTGCAAATGGTGCGGTTTGGTGCTGAAATGGTTTTCAGTTCTAAGGACAGCACAATAACTGATGAGGACATTGACCGTATTATAGCTAAAGGAGAGGAGACAACAGCAGAACTTGATGCGAAAATGAAAAAGTTCACTGAGGATGCCATCAAATTTAAGATGGATGATA ATGCTGAATTGTATGACTTCGATGATGAGAAG GATGAAAACAAGGTTGATTTCAAGAAACTTGTTAGTGATAACTGGATTGAGCCACCTAGAAGAGAAAGGAAGAGAAA CTACTCTGAGTCTGACTACTTTAAGCAAGCACTTCGCCAAGGTGCACCAGCAAAGCCTAGGGAACCAAGGATTCCAAGAATGCCGCACTT ACATGATTTCCAGTTTTTCAATAACCAAAGGCTAAATGAATTGTATGAAAAGGAAGTGCGGTACCTTATG CAAGCGAACCAGAAGAAAGATACCATTGATGGTGAAGACGAAG ATCAGTTGGAGCCTTTGACAGCAGAGGAGCAGGAAGAGAAGGAACAATTATTAGAGGAG GGTTTTGCGTCATGGACAAGGAGAGACTTCAACACATTTATTCGTGCATGTGAGAAATATGGTCGCAATGATATTAAAAGTATATCATCTGAAATGGAGGGTAAGACAGAAGAGGAAGTTCAACGTTATGCTAGAGTTTTCAAGGAGAGATACAAGGAACTGAGTG ATTATGATAGAATTATAAAAAATATTGAAAGGGGGGAAGCAAGGATATCCCGCAAGGATGAGATTATGAAGGCTATTGGGAAGAAGCTAGACCGCTACAAGAACCCATGGTTAGAGTTGAAAATTCAGTACGGCCAAAATAAAGGGAAGTTCTATAACGAGGAATGTGACCGCTTTATG CTTTGCATGGTGCACAAACTTGGATATGGAAACTGGGATGAACTGAAAGCTGCCTTCCGTATGTCTCCCTTGTTTCGATTTGATTGGTTTGTGAAGTCCAGAACTACCCAAGAGTTGGCTAGGCGGTGTGATACCCTTATCCGACTGGTTGAGAAAGAAAATCAAGAATATGATGAGCAAGAGAGGCAAGCAAGGAAGGAGAAAAGGCTTGCTAAG AACATGACTCCAACAAAGCGAGCTGCACTAAAGAATTCAGAGGGTGAGAATACTCCACCGAGTTCATTCAAGAGACGACGGCAGTCCCTTATGGACGACTATGTGGGCTCG GGAAAGCGTAAGAGAGGCTGA
- the LOC103650180 gene encoding probable chromatin-remodeling complex ATPase chain isoform X1, whose amino-acid sequence MAKPVKYDDEEEISSSSAEEDDDQSAAAASGSGEEGDDDEEDAAALPTEEEEAEGEGQQEEEVDEEEIEAVTTGAGAEDGEDASAATAAEGEEESQSTEDDESVARDKDNGDETDAVVGKREKTRLKELQKMKKQKIQEILDTQNAAIDADMNNKGKGRLKYLLQQTEIFAHFAKGSQSNEKKPRGRYGAEESLGGRHASKMTEEEEDEEYLKEEEDALAGAGGTRLVSQPSCIKGKMRDYQLAGLNWLIRLYENGINGILADEMGLGKTLQTISLLGYLHEFRGIAGPHMVVAPKSTLGNWMKEIQRFCPILRAVKFLGNPEERNHIRDNLLQPGKFDVCVTSFEMAIKEKSALRRFSWRYIIIDEAHRIKNENSLLSKTMRIYNTNYRLLITGTPLQNNLHELWALLNFLLPEIFSSAETFDEWFQISGENDQQEVVQQLHKVLRPFLLRRLKSDVEKGLPPKKETILKVGMSQMQKQYYRALLQKDLEVINAGGERKRLLNIAMQLRKCCNHPYLFQGAEPGPPYTTGEHLIENAGKMVLLDKLLPKLKERDSRVLIFSQMTRLLDILEDYLMYRGYQYCRIDGNTGGEDRDASIEAFNSPGSEKFVFLLSTRAGGLGINLATADVVVLYDSDWNPQADLQAQDRAHRIGQKKEVQVFRFCTEYTIEEKVIERAYKKLALDALVIQQGRLAEQKTVNKDDLLQMVRFGAEMVFSSKDSTITDEDIDRIIAKGEETTAELDAKMKKFTEDAIKFKMDDNAELYDFDDEKDENKVDFKKLVSDNWIEPPRRERKRNYSESDYFKQALRQGAPAKPREPRIPRMPHLHDFQFFNNQRLNELYEKEVRYLMQANQKKDTIDGEDEDQLEPLTAEEQEEKEQLLEEGFASWTRRDFNTFIRACEKYGRNDIKSISSEMEGKTEEEVQRYARVFKERYKELSDYDRIIKNIERGEARISRKDEIMKAIGKKLDRYKNPWLELKIQYGQNKGKFYNEECDRFMLCMVHKLGYGNWDELKAAFRMSPLFRFDWFVKSRTTQELARRCDTLIRLVEKENQEYDEQERQARKEKRLAKNMTPTKRAALKNSEGENTPPSSFKRRRQSLMDDYVGSGKRKRG is encoded by the exons ATGGCGAAGCCGGTGAAGTATGACGACGAGGAGGAgatctcctcctcctccgccgaggaggACGATGACcagtccgccgccgccgcctccggatCTGGTGAGGAAGGGGATGACGATGAGGAGGATGCTGCGGCGCTGCCCACGGAGGAGGAGGAAGCTGAGGGCGAGGGGCAGCAAGAGGAGGAGGTCGACGAGGAAGAGATCGAAGCCGTCACTACCGGCGCTGGAGCTGAGGACGGAGAGGACGCCAGTGCCGCTACCGCCGCTGAAGGCGAAGAGGAGTCCCAGTCCACCGAGGACGACGAATCCGTCGCAAGGGACAAGGACAACGGCGACGAG ACTGATGCAGTGGTTGGGAAGCGTGAGAAAACAAGGCTAAAAGAACTCCAGAAGATGAAGAAGCAGAAAATCCAGGAAATACTGGATACTCAAAACGCTGCCATTGATGCTGACATG AACAATAAAGGGAAGGGACGGTTGAAATACCTTCTTCAGCAGACAGAAATATTTGCTCACTTTGCAAAAGGAAGTCAGTCGAATGAGAAAAAGCCTCGTGGGAG ATATGGAGCTGAAGAAAGTttagg GGGACGTCATGCATCAAAGATgactgaagaagaggaagacgaaGAATACCTCAAAGAGGAAGAAGATGCCCTTGCTGGTGCAGGGGGTACACGTTTAGTTTCACAGCCTTCAT GCATCAAGGGAAAGATGCGTGATTACCAGTTGGCTGGACTTAATTGGCTTATACGATTGTATGAGAATGGTATCAATGGGATATTAGCTGATGAGATG GGTCTTGGGAAAACACTTCAAACTATTTCATTGCTGGGCTATCTGCATGAGTTCAGAGGTATAGCTGGTCCTCACATGGTTGTTGCGCCAAAGTCCACTCTTGGCAACTGGATGAAGGAAATCCAACGTTTTTGCCCTATCTTACGTGCCGTGAAGTTTTTGGGGAACCCAGAAGAGCGG AACCATATAAGGGACAATTTGCTGCAACCTGGGAAATTTGATGTGTGTGTGACTAGTTTTGAAATGGCAATCAAAGAAAAATCTGCGTTGAGGCGCTTCAGCTGGCGCTACATAATCATTGATGAAGCTCACCGGATAAAAAATGAAAATTCTCTTCTATCAAAGACTATGAGGATTTACAACACTAATTATCGTCTCCTCATCACAGGCACTCCACTCCAG AATAATCTCCATGAGCTCTGGGCTCTCCTCAATTTCTTGCTACCTGAAATATTTAGCTCTGCGGAGACCTTTGATGAATGGTTTCAAATATCTGGGGAAAATGATCAACAGGAGGTGGTGCAGCAGCTTCATAAG GTTCTTCGCCCATTCCTTCTTAGGAGGCTCAAGTCTGATGTAGAAAAGGGCCTACCTCCAAAGAAAGAAACAATTCTTAAAGTTGGAATGTCTCAGATGCAAAAGCAGTACTATCGTGCTCTGCTTCAGAAGGATTTGGAGGTTATTAATGCTGGTGGTGAACGCAAGCGATTGCTTAACATTGCCATGCAGTTGCGCAAGTGCTGCAACCATCCATATTTATTCCAAGGAGCTGAACCTGGGCCACCCTACACAACTGGTGAACATCTAATTGAGAATGCAG GAAAAATGGTTCTACTTGATAAATTGCTGCCCAAGCTAAAGGAGCGTGATTCCAGAGTCCTTATTTTTTCACAG ATGACCAGGCTTTTGGATATCTTGGAAGATTATCTTATGTATAGGGGATATCAGTATTGTCGAATTGATGGAAATACAGGTGGAGAAGATCGTGATGCATCCATTGAAGCCTTCAATAGTCCAGGAAGTGAGAAGTTTGTTTTCTTACTTTCAACTAGGGCAGGTGGCCTTGGTATCAACTTGGCCACTGCTGATGTTGTGGTTCTCTATGACAGCGATTG GAATCCCCAAGCTGATCTGCAAGCTCAGGACCGTGCACATAGAATAGGTCAAAAGAAAGAAGTTCAAGTGTTCCGCTTTTGCACTGAG TACACTATTGAGGAAAAGGTGATTGAGAGAGCATATAAGAAGCTAGCATTGGATGCTTTGGTTATTCAGCAAGGACGATTGGCAGAGCAGAAAA CTGTCAATAAGGATGATCTTCTGCAAATGGTGCGGTTTGGTGCTGAAATGGTTTTCAGTTCTAAGGACAGCACAATAACTGATGAGGACATTGACCGTATTATAGCTAAAGGAGAGGAGACAACAGCAGAACTTGATGCGAAAATGAAAAAGTTCACTGAGGATGCCATCAAATTTAAGATGGATGATA ATGCTGAATTGTATGACTTCGATGATGAGAAG GATGAAAACAAGGTTGATTTCAAGAAACTTGTTAGTGATAACTGGATTGAGCCACCTAGAAGAGAAAGGAAGAGAAA CTACTCTGAGTCTGACTACTTTAAGCAAGCACTTCGCCAAGGTGCACCAGCAAAGCCTAGGGAACCAAGGATTCCAAGAATGCCGCACTT ACATGATTTCCAGTTTTTCAATAACCAAAGGCTAAATGAATTGTATGAAAAGGAAGTGCGGTACCTTATG CAAGCGAACCAGAAGAAAGATACCATTGATGGTGAAGACGAAG ATCAGTTGGAGCCTTTGACAGCAGAGGAGCAGGAAGAGAAGGAACAATTATTAGAGGAG GGTTTTGCGTCATGGACAAGGAGAGACTTCAACACATTTATTCGTGCATGTGAGAAATATGGTCGCAATGATATTAAAAGTATATCATCTGAAATGGAGGGTAAGACAGAAGAGGAAGTTCAACGTTATGCTAGAGTTTTCAAGGAGAGATACAAGGAACTGAGTG ATTATGATAGAATTATAAAAAATATTGAAAGGGGGGAAGCAAGGATATCCCGCAAGGATGAGATTATGAAGGCTATTGGGAAGAAGCTAGACCGCTACAAGAACCCATGGTTAGAGTTGAAAATTCAGTACGGCCAAAATAAAGGGAAGTTCTATAACGAGGAATGTGACCGCTTTATG CTTTGCATGGTGCACAAACTTGGATATGGAAACTGGGATGAACTGAAAGCTGCCTTCCGTATGTCTCCCTTGTTTCGATTTGATTGGTTTGTGAAGTCCAGAACTACCCAAGAGTTGGCTAGGCGGTGTGATACCCTTATCCGACTGGTTGAGAAAGAAAATCAAGAATATGATGAGCAAGAGAGGCAAGCAAGGAAGGAGAAAAGGCTTGCTAAG AACATGACTCCAACAAAGCGAGCTGCACTAAAGAATTCAGAGGGTGAGAATACTCCACCGAGTTCATTCAAGAGACGACGGCAGTCCCTTATGGACGACTATGTGGGCTCG GGAAAGCGTAAGAGAGGCTGA